The proteins below are encoded in one region of Danio rerio strain Tuebingen ecotype United States chromosome 12, GRCz12tu, whole genome shotgun sequence:
- the ch25h gene encoding cholesterol 25-hydroxylase-like protein encodes MFGLQHIWDCILQYEAQLRSPFFPVLFSITVYLSFCLPFVLLDALSPKVELIRRYKIQQKASVSWTMMWSCLALSLYNHVVYIFPLSVLHWYWRPVSYLAEAPGVLRVVWDLAACLLLFDFQYFVWHLLHHKVPWLYRTFHKVHHKYTSTFALATEYSGAWETLSLGFFAAVNPMLLGVHPMTEMLFHMLNMWLSVEDHCGYDLPWATHRLMPFGLYGGAPHHDVHHQKFKSNYAPYFTHWDKLFGTLHFE; translated from the coding sequence ATGTTTGGACTACAGCACATCTGGGACTGCATTCTGCAGTACGAAGCACAGCTAAGGTCTCCATTTTTCCCAGTCCTCTTCTCAATTACAGTCTACCTAAGCTTCTGCCTGCCTTTTGTCCTTCTGGATGCCCTGTCTCCAAAGGTAGAACTGATAAGGAGATACAAGATCCAACAGAAAGCCAGCGTGTCTTGGACTATGATGTGGAGCTGCCTCGCACTCTCCCTCTACAACCACGTGGTGTACATCTTCCCGCTGAGTGTCCTGCACTGGTACTGGAGACCTGTCAGCTACCTAGCGGAGGCACCTGGGGTCTTGCGGGTCGTCTGGGATCTTGCTGCCTGCCTGCTTCTGTTTGACTTCCAGTACTTTGTGTGGCATCTTCTACATCACAAAGTGCCTTGGCTTTACCGGACTTTCCATAAGGTGCACCACAAATACACATCCACCTTCGCTCTGGCCACTGAGTACTCTGGGGCTTGGGAGACCCTGTCTTTGGGGTTCTTCGCTGCGGTGAATCCCATGTTGCTTGGGGTTCATCCTATGACAGAGATGCTCTTCCACATGCTGAACATGTGGCTGTCAGTTGAGGACCATTGTGGCTATGACCTGCCATGGGCCACGCACAGACTGATGCCTTTTGGACTTTACGGAGGAGCTCCACACCATGATGTCCACCATCAGAAGTTCAAGTCCAACTACGCTCCATACTTCACTCACTGGGACAAGCTCTTTGGGACACTGCACTTTGAATGA
- the ifit9 gene encoding interferon-induced protein with tetratricopeptide repeats 9 (The RefSeq protein has 1 substitution and aligns at 99% coverage compared to this genomic sequence) encodes MGSTDMEDKLRQLECLFTWGVKQSDIADLNSILQKLHDRIRFCPLKYHATYYNLLAFISHLEGKTDTALDYLQKAESALKEDQRKETEYLVTFSSFAWIHYYLQRINDAEEYLNKVNGICKDIPGSSVYSCSLPIIHGEKAWSFLRLGRTFYEQAKESFSKALKEEPDNELFNVGYAIVLYRLHGMTQAEDPGKVIAQLRKALSLEPANSEIMVLLALKLQGSKRQEAQNLIKEALRLSPDVPQVTSYVAKYFRTEGNIEESLSVLKRAVELAPNSSFLHHQIGLCHKQQLIQMFEEKKHGSRISAAQKAAKVSECIQYFSKAVELKPNNIYAKVNLADAFGESRQLGEAEIIFCELIDDNTLSESEKQHCHTSYGLFLLYKKKDEDKAVSQFKLAFRIPVDTYERKQAGKKLKMIAERNLNNKKKVKEALEILALISSEKGQETQAKKYQQRAQQHSSHTDELTQDFAKRLEF; translated from the coding sequence AGTACAGACATGGAGGATAAGCTCAGGCAACTGGAGTGTCTTTTTACATGGGGAGTAAAACAATCAGACATAGCCGACCTGAACAGCATTCTGCAAAAACTTCATGACAGAATCAGATTTTGTCCACTGAAGTATCATGCAACATATTACAACCTTCTGGCTTTTATCAGTCACCTGGAAGGTAAAACAGACACTGCACTGGACTATCTTCAAAAGGCTGAATCAGCATTAAAGGAAGACCAGCGAAAGGAAACTGAGTACTTGGTAACATTTTCCAGCTTTGCGTGGATCCACTACTATTTACAGAGGATAAATGACGCAGAAGAGTACTTGAACAAGGTGAATGGTATATGCAAGGACATACCGGGTTCATCCGTTTACTCCTGTAGCTTGCCCATAATACATGGTGAAAAGGCCTGGAGCTTTTTAAGACTAGGTCGAACATTCTATGAGCAAGCGAAAGAGAGCTTTTCTAAGGCTCTTAAAGAGGAACCAGATAACGAATTGTTTAATGTTGGCTATGCAATAGTGCTTTACAGGTTACATGGCATGACCCAAGCAGAAGACCCTGGAAAAGTTATAGCGCAGCTTAGGAAGGCTCTTAGCCTCGAGCCTGCAAACTCTGAGATCATGGTACTTTTGGCTCTGAAACTCCAGGGGTCAAAGAGACAGGAAGCTCAGAATCTTATAAAAGAGGCCCTCCGGTTGTCTCCCGATGTTCCGCAGGTAACCAGTTATGTGGCCAAATACTTCAGGACAGAGGGCAACATTGAAGAATCACTGTCTGTCCTCAAGAGGGCAGTAGAGTTGGCCCCAAACTCTTCTTTCCTGCATCATCAAATCGGCCTTTGCCATAAACAGCAGCTTATTCAAATGTTTGAAGAGAAGAAACATGGAAGTCGCATTTCTGCTGCTCAGAAAGCCGCCAAAGTGTCTGAATGCATCCAGTACTTCTCAAAGGCTGTGGAGTTGAAGCCTAATAATATTTATGCCAAAGTTAATTTAGCAGACGCCTTTGGGGAGAGCTGGCAACTTGGAGAGGCAGAGATAATCTTTTGCGAGTTGATAGATGACAACACTCTCAGTGAATCTGAAAAACAGCACTGCCACACAAGCTACGGTTTGTTCTTGCTCTACAAGAAAAAGGATGAAGACAAAGCAGTCAGTCAGTTCAAGCTAGCATTCAGGATTCCAGTCGACACCTATGAAAGAAAGCAAGCTGGCAAGAAGCTCAAAATGATTGCTGAAAGGAATCTCAACAACAAGAAGAAAGTCAAAGAAGCACTTGAAATTTTGGCTTTAATTTCTTCAGAAAAAGGGCAGGAGACGCAAGCAAAAAAGTATCAGCAAAGAGCCCAGCAGCACTCCTCACATACTGATGAGCTGACCCAAGACTTTGCGAAGAGACTTGAATTTTAA